A window of the Teredinibacter franksiae genome harbors these coding sequences:
- a CDS encoding anhydro-N-acetylmuramic acid kinase has product MSEANRLFIGLMSGTSLDSIDAALVRFNDDSLELLATLAIPYDERTRKKILDLTRPGNNEIDRMGALDKELGQRFANAVNQLLKNADCNANEITAIGSHGQTIRHRPSSAGRPDQFTLQIGDPNTIAQLTGITTVADFRRRDMAAGGQGAPLAPTFHTEMFRSDSETRCILNIGGMSNVTYLPCEGDPIGFDSGPGNVLMDAWISTFGSHNYDKDGAWAAEGTVNQELLVKLLSHSFFKMPAPKSTGREDFDISWVNSAIEQTITPFTPQDVQATITELTAASIGNTLNGLCQPGTQVFICGGGAHNKHLFSRLVAHMPNFVVNTTETLNLHPDWVEAVAFAWLAMRTLDRKPGNMPAVTGASQALTLGGVYFA; this is encoded by the coding sequence ATGTCTGAGGCTAACCGCCTTTTTATCGGCCTGATGTCGGGCACCAGTCTTGATTCTATCGACGCCGCTCTGGTGCGCTTTAACGACGACTCGCTGGAATTACTGGCTACGCTGGCAATTCCCTACGACGAACGCACGCGCAAAAAAATTCTGGACTTAACTAGGCCCGGTAATAACGAAATCGACCGCATGGGTGCGCTCGATAAAGAACTTGGCCAACGCTTCGCCAATGCCGTTAACCAGCTACTGAAAAACGCCGATTGCAACGCTAACGAGATCACCGCCATCGGCAGCCACGGCCAAACAATACGCCACCGACCAAGCAGCGCCGGCCGCCCCGATCAATTCACACTGCAAATCGGCGACCCCAATACCATTGCTCAGCTCACCGGCATCACAACCGTTGCCGACTTCCGCCGCCGCGATATGGCCGCCGGTGGCCAGGGAGCTCCACTAGCCCCCACCTTTCATACCGAAATGTTTCGCTCTGACAGTGAAACACGCTGTATTTTGAACATAGGTGGTATGTCCAATGTGACCTACCTGCCATGCGAGGGCGACCCCATTGGCTTCGATAGCGGTCCCGGCAATGTATTAATGGACGCCTGGATCAGCACCTTTGGTTCACACAACTACGACAAAGACGGCGCCTGGGCCGCAGAGGGAACAGTAAACCAGGAGTTGCTGGTGAAGCTGCTCAGTCACTCTTTTTTCAAAATGCCTGCACCGAAAAGCACCGGGCGGGAGGATTTCGATATCTCCTGGGTAAATTCTGCCATAGAACAAACCATCACCCCCTTCACTCCGCAGGATGTGCAGGCAACCATAACCGAACTCACCGCCGCCAGTATTGGCAATACACTCAATGGCCTATGCCAGCCGGGCACACAGGTATTTATCTGTGGTGGTGGTGCCCACAACAAACATCTATTTAGCCGCCTCGTTGCGCACATGCCTAATTTTGTCGTCAATACCACCGAAACGCTTAACCTTCACCCCGACTGGGTAGAAGCCGTTGCGTTCGCTTGGCTAGCGATGCGAACTTTGGACAGAAAGCCGGGCAACATGCCCGCGGTAACCGGTGCCTCCCAAGCCCTTACACTAGGGGGCGTTTATTTCGCCTGA
- a CDS encoding OapA family protein yields MQPIDLKRKSRKSKQQPKLASVLSHIPRLHIIAAVSLSLALGIFMMLPSKETEARRHQLEIPIPALAEHISTDIAAPLATQAFEQPIAEPNITVKSEKVKSGDNLSLIFKRAGLTDRHMMELLSAEQGKKLASLYPGHSLTFTINTDGVLQKLTYIKDRLNSFSYSRTANGFSYDENNREPDAILTSRQATITDSLFLAGKDARMDDKLVMELAGIFGWDIDFMLDIRQGDSFKVVYEELFLDGDKIGDGNIVAAQFTNRGKTFRAVRYEDTSGNTQYYTPSGDTMRKEFLRSPIDFARISSHFNLRRKHPVLNKIRAHKGTDYAAGHGTPIRSAGDGKVVYAGKKGGYGNVVIVQHGQTYKTLYAHISKFRRGIRKGVRVKQGQVIAYVGSTGLATGPHLHYEFYVNGAVRNPVTIKLPKAQSVSKAELQRFYQQTQPLLAELDPQINTTNIASKDTISGTKKL; encoded by the coding sequence ATGCAACCTATTGATTTAAAAAGAAAAAGTAGAAAAAGCAAGCAGCAGCCCAAGCTGGCCTCTGTGCTGAGCCATATTCCTCGATTACATATAATCGCTGCTGTAAGTCTATCTCTTGCGCTGGGCATTTTTATGATGCTGCCGAGTAAAGAAACCGAAGCGAGGCGCCACCAGCTGGAAATACCCATTCCCGCTCTAGCCGAACATATCAGCACAGATATAGCGGCCCCACTGGCAACCCAAGCGTTTGAACAACCAATAGCCGAACCCAATATCACCGTAAAAAGCGAAAAAGTTAAATCTGGCGACAACCTTTCGCTTATTTTCAAGCGCGCAGGCTTAACCGATCGCCATATGATGGAGCTGCTAAGCGCCGAGCAAGGTAAAAAACTGGCTTCGCTCTACCCTGGACACAGCCTTACCTTCACCATTAATACCGACGGTGTACTGCAAAAACTCACCTACATAAAAGACCGGCTCAACAGTTTTTCGTACTCACGTACAGCCAACGGCTTTAGCTACGACGAAAACAACCGAGAGCCAGATGCAATTCTTACCAGCCGCCAAGCAACCATTACGGACTCTCTTTTTCTCGCCGGTAAAGATGCCCGCATGGACGACAAACTGGTTATGGAGCTGGCCGGTATATTTGGCTGGGATATCGATTTCATGCTCGACATTCGCCAAGGCGATAGCTTTAAAGTGGTTTACGAAGAATTGTTTCTAGATGGAGACAAAATTGGCGATGGCAATATCGTCGCCGCTCAGTTCACCAATAGAGGCAAAACCTTCCGCGCTGTACGCTACGAAGACACCAGCGGCAATACCCAATATTACACCCCCAGCGGCGACACCATGCGCAAAGAATTTTTGCGCTCACCTATCGACTTTGCACGTATCTCCTCCCACTTTAACCTGCGCCGTAAACACCCGGTGCTCAACAAGATTCGTGCCCACAAAGGCACCGACTATGCAGCAGGCCACGGTACGCCCATTCGCTCCGCTGGCGATGGTAAGGTGGTTTATGCGGGTAAAAAGGGTGGCTACGGCAATGTAGTCATTGTTCAACACGGCCAAACCTACAAAACACTGTACGCACATATCAGTAAATTTCGTCGCGGTATTCGCAAAGGCGTGCGCGTGAAACAAGGGCAGGTTATTGCCTATGTAGGCTCAACTGGCTTGGCTACTGGCCCACATCTTCACTACGAGTTTTACGTTAACGGTGCGGTACGAAACCCGGTTACCATCAAGCTTCCTAAAGCGCAGTCTGTATCCAAGGCCGAGCTTCAACGTTTCTACCAGCAAACACAGCCTCTGCTCGCGGAGCTAGACCCACAAATCAACACCACAAACATCGCGAGCAAAGATACAATTAGCGGAACGAAAAAATTATAA